In a genomic window of Platichthys flesus chromosome 24, fPlaFle2.1, whole genome shotgun sequence:
- the kiaa0232 gene encoding uncharacterized protein KIAA0232 homolog isoform X2 translates to MNSGIESLVEELCSKLKDIQNKQKEEKQIQKKSDGSQSPERAESPSSKDQVEMYYEAFPPLSEKPVCLQEIMTVWNKAKTCAYSSSSSSAAPQTSTDTSSPKDCNSEGEAAKERNLDACIVTCERGQQRRSKKEKENRYHGGAAAEEKSTFHSKRQTRHRSEGKYRPRSWSSGSSEAGSSSSGNQGDTKSSRSKAVRIRHKSREAAKNKRTRNSGQVKLQVKVIDKDERRNTGGSSSGVTGIAAKQPQLYKKGKRLLKEIRKDPGWVEAKEFGVEAADKKEYMEEPLWYTEPITEYFVPFSSRQSKLETKYRSKIDSSDGFAMSTDMERLPERIQGICIANESYQRAYLAAGSFVDGHFVEGPGEAEDETADLTGTSSCPQPEDGDLDDKHLSEFTHFYEVDIYQSILDTSASDSIQESRILSMIRQKSKEQGDVEADCCLVLDGFEQQGKSAIRKDSQEATGSVGFLMEDLENMAQVWGCYSPSTSEDIDGESFVGDSPIRLSPLLDSVSFTLSKLSGNVEEPPVPEATGEPSGLNSSCFSLFELQYDSPTFPFPRDSLTVGHENNTDSSSCLDPHSNKQSRLLIWTKNSAFDETEHCSNLSTRTCSPWSHSEETRSDNEQGNAATEDAAQIGNKEIDCMIPPLSGAYLEDEILDFLQVETCHKCDEVSVVTASNQTTKKSKLESICGIALEEDESKQYSTGMFSDNTNQQSDDYSSGIIKDIWTAIGDGKSVMSRQGVENPSEGLFSDESGSYCCSCLEVEAKGVPIRGPQKKAVQRSEYHLWEGKKQEQDLAKNKLSKVDGSGDYMTPSKPWDLSSDKESTSFILGGVYGELKTVSGDKNWAVVPPSDTQDSLLKCAAAAASASSSDMLTITGTDVFMNRSSCFAPGHRPLWRPLVSFGQSDQAIKGGGDGLNKGFSFIFHEDLLGSYGGLHSEEQGLEYPFASFNLNNPFSQVLHVECSFEPEDMASFSPGFKPKSILCSDSESEVFHPRIYGINRTQYRAIRISPRTHFRPISASELSPVGVSDSEAETDKEEMSFPVLAPVDVFDDPQADLKPLEEDAECEGPYYGKSELESGKFLPRLKKSGMEKSAQTSLDSQEGSSTLLPIAEQEICLDCKTAAAASTAGGQTDVSVDKIQKEESSEEKESYLCAPACQIPKYGIAYDFVGDMPEFPLLNISGQGGTGNQQDECWWQTTLCSPLFPGSQCTGSSNI, encoded by the exons ATG AACTCTGGAATTGAGAGCCTGGTTGAAGAGCTTTGCTCTAAACTTAAGGAtatccaaaacaaacagaaag AGGAAAAGCAGATTCAAAAGAAATCTGATGGCTCTCAGTCTCCAGAGCGAGCTGAGTCCCCCTCTTCAAAGGACCAGGTGGAAAT GTATTATGAAGCCTTTCCTCCTTTGTCAGAGAAACCTGTTTGTCTCCAAGAGATCATGACGGTGTGGAACAAGGCAAAGACCTGCGCATACTCaagttcttcatcctctgcagCCCCACAGACCAGCACGGACACCTCCTCCCCAAAAGATTGCAACAGTGAAGGTGAAGCTGCAAAGGAGAGAAATCTAGACGCGTGTATTGTCACCTGTGAACGGGGCCAGCAACGACGAAgcaagaaggagaaggaaaaccgTTATCATGGTGGCgcagcagcggaggagaaaTCTACCTTCCATTCTAAGAGACAGACCAGACACAGATCTGAGGGCAAATACAGACCCAGATCCTGGTCGTCAGGCTCTAGTGAGGCGGGCTCCAGCTCAAGTGGGAACCAGGGTGACACCAAGTCATCCAGAAGCAAGGCAGTTAGAATAAGGCACAAATCCAGAGAGGCTGCAAAGAACAAGAGAACACGCAACAGTGGACAGGTGAAGCTCCAGGTGAAGGTTATTGACAAAGACGAGCGAAGAAACACAGGGGGGAGCAGCAGCGGCGTCACCGGAATTGCTGCAAAACAACCACAGCTTTATAAAAAGGGGAAAAGGCTGCTAAAGGAGATTCGTAAAGATCCAGGCTGGGTGGAAGCAAAAGAGTTCGGGGTTGAGGCCGCAGACAAAAAGGAATACATGGAGGAGCCACTTTGGTATACTGAGCCCATCACAGAGTATTTTGTACCTTTCAGCAGCAGACAAAGCAAACTGGAAACAAAATATCGAAGTAAGATAGACTCTTCAGACGGCTTTGCCATGTCAACTGACATGGAGAGGCTGCCGGAGAGAATCCAGGGAATCTGCATTGCCAATGAGAGCTACCAGAGAGCTTACCTTGCAGCAGGCTCGTTTGTGGATGGGCACTTTGTGGAAGGGCCTGGTGAAGCAGAAGACGAAACTGCGGATCTCACTGGGACCTCCAGCTGCCCTCAGCCAGAGGATGGAGATTTAGATGACAAGCATCTGTCTGAATTCACTCACTTCTATGAAGTTGATATTTATCAATCCATATTGGATACTAGTGCCTCAGACTCAATACAAGAGAGTCGGATCTTAAGCATGATTCGACAAAAAAGCAAAGAGCAAGGAGACGTTGAGGCAGATTGTTGTTTAGTGTTAGATGGCTTTGAGCAGCAAGGGAAAAGTGCAATACGGAAAGACTCACAGGAAGCTACGGGATCTGTTGGATTCTTAATGGAGGATCTGGAAAACATGGCTCAAGTGTGGGGATGTTATTCACCCTCTACTTCAGAGGATATCGATGGAGAAAGCTTCGTAGGGGACTCTCCCATTCGCCTCTCCCCCCTTCTCGATAGTGTTTCGTTCACCCTGAGCAAACTATCTGGAAATGTGGAGGAGCCACCTGTTCCTGAAGCCACCGGTGAACCATCTGGTTTGAACTCAtcctgcttctctcttttcGAGCTGCAGTATGACAGTCCCACTTTCCCTTTTCCCCGCGACTCACTCACCGTTGGTCACGAAAACAACACAGATTCTAGTAGCTGTCTCGACCCACATTCTAATAAACAGTCTCGTTTGCTAATATGGACCAAAAATAGTGCCTTTGACGAAACTGAACACTGTTCTAACCTTTCAACTCGAACATGCAGTCCGTGGTCACATTCAGAGGAGACTCGTTCAGACAACGAGCAAGGAAATGCTGCGACAGAGGATGCTGCTCAAATTGGCAACAAAGAGATTGATTGTAtgatccctcctctctctggtgCTTATCTAGAGGACGAAATCTTGGATTTTTTGCAAGTGGAGACTTGCCACAAGTGTGATGAGGTCAGCGTTGTCACAGCATCCAATCAGACCACCAAAAAATCTAAATTGGAGTCCATTTGTGGAATCGCATTGGAAGAGGATGAGAGTAAACAGTACAGCACTGGCATGTTTTCagacaacacaaaccaacagagTGATGATTACAGCTCAGGAATAATAAAGGACATTTGGACTGCAATTGGAGATGGCAAATCTGTAATGTCAAGACAAGGAGTAGAAAATCCAAGTGAGGGGCTATTCTCAGATGAGTCCGGCAGTTACTGCTGCAGCTGTCTGGAGGTGGAGGCAAAAGGCGTTCCAATTCGGGGGCCTCAGAAAAAGGCAGTGCAGCGGTCAGAGTATCACCTTTGGGAAGGCAAGAAACAAGAACAGGACCTAGCCAAAAACAAACTTTCAAAGGTAGATGGTTCTGGGGACTACATGACTCCGTCCAAGCCCTGGGACTTGAGCTCTGACAAGGAGAGCACGTCATTCATCCTAGGAGGGGTGTATGGAGAGCTGAAGACGGTGAGTGGTGACAAAAATTGGGCTGTCGTGCCGCCAAGTGACACCCAAGATAGCCTGCTGAAGTGTGCCGCCGCAGCTGCATCTGCTTCTAGCTCGGACATGCTCACCATCACTGGCACAGATGTGTTCATGAACAGGAGCAGCTGCTTTGCCCCTGGGCACAGGCCCCTGTGGAGGCCTCTTGTGTCCTTTGGGCAGAGTGACCAGGCCATCAAAGGAGGCGGAGATGGATTGAATAAGGGATTTTCTTTCATCTTCCATGAAGATTTGCTTGGATCGTACGGAGGCTTGCATAGTGAGGAGCAAGGTTTAGAATACCCGTTCGCATCCTTCAACCTAAACAATCCCTTCTCTCAAGTCCTCCATGTTGAGTGTTCTTTCGAGCCTGAGGACATGGCCTCTTTCAGTCCAGGATTCAAGCCCAAATCTATTCTGTGCTCGGACTCGGAGAGTGAAGTGTTCCACCCACGAATATATGGCATCAACCGGACACAGTACAGGGCCATTCGCATTTCTCCCAGGACCCATTTCCGACCAATTTCGGCCTCTGAGTTGTCTCCTGTTGGAGTGAGCGATTCGGAGGCTGAGACTGACAAAGAGGAGATGAGTTTTCCCGTCCTGGCGCCGGTGGACGTCTTTGATGATCCTCAGGCAGACCTCAAACCTCTGGAAGAGGATGCAGAATGTGAGGGCCCTTATTACGGGAAGTCAGAACTGGAATCTGGTAAATTTTTACCCAGATTAAAGAAGTCTGGCATGGAGAAGAGTGCCCAGACTTCTCTGGATTCACAGGAGGGCTCCAGTACCCTCCTGCCAATCGCTGAGCAAGAAATTTGCTTAGACTGCAAaacggcagcagctgcatcgACTGCTGGTGGACAGACGGATGTCTCAGTAGACAAGATTCAAAAAGAGGAGTCTTCAGAAGAAAAAGAGTCCTACTTATGTGCACCAGCATGTCAGATCCCCAAGTATGGGATTGCATATGACTTTGTTGGAGATATGCCAGAG TTCCCTCTGTTAAATATAAGTGGACAGGGAGGAACAGGTAACCAGCAAGATGAGTGCTGGTGGCAGACCACACTCTGCTCCCCCCTTTTCCCTGGATCTCAATGTACAG GGAGCAGCAACATTTGA
- the kiaa0232 gene encoding uncharacterized protein KIAA0232 homolog isoform X1 produces MRPVSTDSDGPAPPENFSCPYPVVGPLPASEMSLLQSLGPVQSWLGQELEKCGIDAMIYTRYVLSLLLHDSYDYDLQDQENDIFLGWEKGTGKKWGKSKKKGGTDLSLEEIKKQAAVQCLRSASDENSGIESLVEELCSKLKDIQNKQKEEKQIQKKSDGSQSPERAESPSSKDQVEMYYEAFPPLSEKPVCLQEIMTVWNKAKTCAYSSSSSSAAPQTSTDTSSPKDCNSEGEAAKERNLDACIVTCERGQQRRSKKEKENRYHGGAAAEEKSTFHSKRQTRHRSEGKYRPRSWSSGSSEAGSSSSGNQGDTKSSRSKAVRIRHKSREAAKNKRTRNSGQVKLQVKVIDKDERRNTGGSSSGVTGIAAKQPQLYKKGKRLLKEIRKDPGWVEAKEFGVEAADKKEYMEEPLWYTEPITEYFVPFSSRQSKLETKYRSKIDSSDGFAMSTDMERLPERIQGICIANESYQRAYLAAGSFVDGHFVEGPGEAEDETADLTGTSSCPQPEDGDLDDKHLSEFTHFYEVDIYQSILDTSASDSIQESRILSMIRQKSKEQGDVEADCCLVLDGFEQQGKSAIRKDSQEATGSVGFLMEDLENMAQVWGCYSPSTSEDIDGESFVGDSPIRLSPLLDSVSFTLSKLSGNVEEPPVPEATGEPSGLNSSCFSLFELQYDSPTFPFPRDSLTVGHENNTDSSSCLDPHSNKQSRLLIWTKNSAFDETEHCSNLSTRTCSPWSHSEETRSDNEQGNAATEDAAQIGNKEIDCMIPPLSGAYLEDEILDFLQVETCHKCDEVSVVTASNQTTKKSKLESICGIALEEDESKQYSTGMFSDNTNQQSDDYSSGIIKDIWTAIGDGKSVMSRQGVENPSEGLFSDESGSYCCSCLEVEAKGVPIRGPQKKAVQRSEYHLWEGKKQEQDLAKNKLSKVDGSGDYMTPSKPWDLSSDKESTSFILGGVYGELKTVSGDKNWAVVPPSDTQDSLLKCAAAAASASSSDMLTITGTDVFMNRSSCFAPGHRPLWRPLVSFGQSDQAIKGGGDGLNKGFSFIFHEDLLGSYGGLHSEEQGLEYPFASFNLNNPFSQVLHVECSFEPEDMASFSPGFKPKSILCSDSESEVFHPRIYGINRTQYRAIRISPRTHFRPISASELSPVGVSDSEAETDKEEMSFPVLAPVDVFDDPQADLKPLEEDAECEGPYYGKSELESGKFLPRLKKSGMEKSAQTSLDSQEGSSTLLPIAEQEICLDCKTAAAASTAGGQTDVSVDKIQKEESSEEKESYLCAPACQIPKYGIAYDFVGDMPEFPLLNISGQGGTGNQQDECWWQTTLCSPLFPGSQCTGSSNI; encoded by the exons AACTCTGGAATTGAGAGCCTGGTTGAAGAGCTTTGCTCTAAACTTAAGGAtatccaaaacaaacagaaag AGGAAAAGCAGATTCAAAAGAAATCTGATGGCTCTCAGTCTCCAGAGCGAGCTGAGTCCCCCTCTTCAAAGGACCAGGTGGAAAT GTATTATGAAGCCTTTCCTCCTTTGTCAGAGAAACCTGTTTGTCTCCAAGAGATCATGACGGTGTGGAACAAGGCAAAGACCTGCGCATACTCaagttcttcatcctctgcagCCCCACAGACCAGCACGGACACCTCCTCCCCAAAAGATTGCAACAGTGAAGGTGAAGCTGCAAAGGAGAGAAATCTAGACGCGTGTATTGTCACCTGTGAACGGGGCCAGCAACGACGAAgcaagaaggagaaggaaaaccgTTATCATGGTGGCgcagcagcggaggagaaaTCTACCTTCCATTCTAAGAGACAGACCAGACACAGATCTGAGGGCAAATACAGACCCAGATCCTGGTCGTCAGGCTCTAGTGAGGCGGGCTCCAGCTCAAGTGGGAACCAGGGTGACACCAAGTCATCCAGAAGCAAGGCAGTTAGAATAAGGCACAAATCCAGAGAGGCTGCAAAGAACAAGAGAACACGCAACAGTGGACAGGTGAAGCTCCAGGTGAAGGTTATTGACAAAGACGAGCGAAGAAACACAGGGGGGAGCAGCAGCGGCGTCACCGGAATTGCTGCAAAACAACCACAGCTTTATAAAAAGGGGAAAAGGCTGCTAAAGGAGATTCGTAAAGATCCAGGCTGGGTGGAAGCAAAAGAGTTCGGGGTTGAGGCCGCAGACAAAAAGGAATACATGGAGGAGCCACTTTGGTATACTGAGCCCATCACAGAGTATTTTGTACCTTTCAGCAGCAGACAAAGCAAACTGGAAACAAAATATCGAAGTAAGATAGACTCTTCAGACGGCTTTGCCATGTCAACTGACATGGAGAGGCTGCCGGAGAGAATCCAGGGAATCTGCATTGCCAATGAGAGCTACCAGAGAGCTTACCTTGCAGCAGGCTCGTTTGTGGATGGGCACTTTGTGGAAGGGCCTGGTGAAGCAGAAGACGAAACTGCGGATCTCACTGGGACCTCCAGCTGCCCTCAGCCAGAGGATGGAGATTTAGATGACAAGCATCTGTCTGAATTCACTCACTTCTATGAAGTTGATATTTATCAATCCATATTGGATACTAGTGCCTCAGACTCAATACAAGAGAGTCGGATCTTAAGCATGATTCGACAAAAAAGCAAAGAGCAAGGAGACGTTGAGGCAGATTGTTGTTTAGTGTTAGATGGCTTTGAGCAGCAAGGGAAAAGTGCAATACGGAAAGACTCACAGGAAGCTACGGGATCTGTTGGATTCTTAATGGAGGATCTGGAAAACATGGCTCAAGTGTGGGGATGTTATTCACCCTCTACTTCAGAGGATATCGATGGAGAAAGCTTCGTAGGGGACTCTCCCATTCGCCTCTCCCCCCTTCTCGATAGTGTTTCGTTCACCCTGAGCAAACTATCTGGAAATGTGGAGGAGCCACCTGTTCCTGAAGCCACCGGTGAACCATCTGGTTTGAACTCAtcctgcttctctcttttcGAGCTGCAGTATGACAGTCCCACTTTCCCTTTTCCCCGCGACTCACTCACCGTTGGTCACGAAAACAACACAGATTCTAGTAGCTGTCTCGACCCACATTCTAATAAACAGTCTCGTTTGCTAATATGGACCAAAAATAGTGCCTTTGACGAAACTGAACACTGTTCTAACCTTTCAACTCGAACATGCAGTCCGTGGTCACATTCAGAGGAGACTCGTTCAGACAACGAGCAAGGAAATGCTGCGACAGAGGATGCTGCTCAAATTGGCAACAAAGAGATTGATTGTAtgatccctcctctctctggtgCTTATCTAGAGGACGAAATCTTGGATTTTTTGCAAGTGGAGACTTGCCACAAGTGTGATGAGGTCAGCGTTGTCACAGCATCCAATCAGACCACCAAAAAATCTAAATTGGAGTCCATTTGTGGAATCGCATTGGAAGAGGATGAGAGTAAACAGTACAGCACTGGCATGTTTTCagacaacacaaaccaacagagTGATGATTACAGCTCAGGAATAATAAAGGACATTTGGACTGCAATTGGAGATGGCAAATCTGTAATGTCAAGACAAGGAGTAGAAAATCCAAGTGAGGGGCTATTCTCAGATGAGTCCGGCAGTTACTGCTGCAGCTGTCTGGAGGTGGAGGCAAAAGGCGTTCCAATTCGGGGGCCTCAGAAAAAGGCAGTGCAGCGGTCAGAGTATCACCTTTGGGAAGGCAAGAAACAAGAACAGGACCTAGCCAAAAACAAACTTTCAAAGGTAGATGGTTCTGGGGACTACATGACTCCGTCCAAGCCCTGGGACTTGAGCTCTGACAAGGAGAGCACGTCATTCATCCTAGGAGGGGTGTATGGAGAGCTGAAGACGGTGAGTGGTGACAAAAATTGGGCTGTCGTGCCGCCAAGTGACACCCAAGATAGCCTGCTGAAGTGTGCCGCCGCAGCTGCATCTGCTTCTAGCTCGGACATGCTCACCATCACTGGCACAGATGTGTTCATGAACAGGAGCAGCTGCTTTGCCCCTGGGCACAGGCCCCTGTGGAGGCCTCTTGTGTCCTTTGGGCAGAGTGACCAGGCCATCAAAGGAGGCGGAGATGGATTGAATAAGGGATTTTCTTTCATCTTCCATGAAGATTTGCTTGGATCGTACGGAGGCTTGCATAGTGAGGAGCAAGGTTTAGAATACCCGTTCGCATCCTTCAACCTAAACAATCCCTTCTCTCAAGTCCTCCATGTTGAGTGTTCTTTCGAGCCTGAGGACATGGCCTCTTTCAGTCCAGGATTCAAGCCCAAATCTATTCTGTGCTCGGACTCGGAGAGTGAAGTGTTCCACCCACGAATATATGGCATCAACCGGACACAGTACAGGGCCATTCGCATTTCTCCCAGGACCCATTTCCGACCAATTTCGGCCTCTGAGTTGTCTCCTGTTGGAGTGAGCGATTCGGAGGCTGAGACTGACAAAGAGGAGATGAGTTTTCCCGTCCTGGCGCCGGTGGACGTCTTTGATGATCCTCAGGCAGACCTCAAACCTCTGGAAGAGGATGCAGAATGTGAGGGCCCTTATTACGGGAAGTCAGAACTGGAATCTGGTAAATTTTTACCCAGATTAAAGAAGTCTGGCATGGAGAAGAGTGCCCAGACTTCTCTGGATTCACAGGAGGGCTCCAGTACCCTCCTGCCAATCGCTGAGCAAGAAATTTGCTTAGACTGCAAaacggcagcagctgcatcgACTGCTGGTGGACAGACGGATGTCTCAGTAGACAAGATTCAAAAAGAGGAGTCTTCAGAAGAAAAAGAGTCCTACTTATGTGCACCAGCATGTCAGATCCCCAAGTATGGGATTGCATATGACTTTGTTGGAGATATGCCAGAG TTCCCTCTGTTAAATATAAGTGGACAGGGAGGAACAGGTAACCAGCAAGATGAGTGCTGGTGGCAGACCACACTCTGCTCCCCCCTTTTCCCTGGATCTCAATGTACAG GGAGCAGCAACATTTGA